From Brassica oleracea var. oleracea cultivar TO1000 chromosome C3, BOL, whole genome shotgun sequence, a single genomic window includes:
- the LOC106331881 gene encoding ubiquitin-conjugating enzyme E2 29-like, with product MATKRILKELRELERDPPVSCSAGPIGENMFHWQATIMGPIESPYTGGVFLVDINFTKDYPFKPPKVVFKTKVFHPNVNSNGNICLDILKDQWSPALTISKVLLSVCSLLTDPNPDDPLVPEIAHIYKSDRVRYEATARSWTQKYASQ from the exons ATGGCGACGAAACGGATATTGAAAGAGCTAAGGGAGTTGGAGAGAGACCCTCCTGTATCATGCAGTGCTG GTCCAATAGGAGAAAATATGTTTCACTGGCAAGCTACGATAATGGGTCCGATCGAAAGTCCATACACGGGTGGTGTTTTCCTTGTCGATATCAATTTCACTAAAGATTATCCTTTTAAACCCCCCAAG GTTGTATTCAAAACCAAAGTCTTTCATCCGAACGTCAACAGCAATGGAAACATATGTTTGGACATTCTCAAAGACCAATGGAGCCCTGCCCTTACAATCTCTAAG GTCCTTCTTTCTGTGTGCTCTCTTCTTACAGACCCAAACCCTGACGATCCTCTGGTTCCAGAGATAGCTCACATATACAAAAGCGATAGGGTCAGGTACGAAGCCACGGCTCGAAGCTGGACCCAGAAGTATGCGTCGCAATAA
- the LOC106328710 gene encoding uncharacterized protein LOC106328710, with translation MDDGEVEFPLSSSSMDSFFDELLRDSHACTHTHTCNPPGPENTHTHTCLHVHTKILPAQAEDKEATDDTSESSGNKSKKRPLGNREAVRKYREKKKAKAASLEDEVMRLRAVNSQLMKRLQGQAALEAEVTRLKCLLVDIRGRIEGEIGAFPYQKPVAPNAHFSYTMQPCNNMPCGVDNNLYCFQDGNSGEGALMNGQGLNGCEFDQLQCLDGDQNLAGCSNGNGTFGVNASGVANKRKRGTPASKAV, from the exons ATGGACGACGGTGAGGTCGAGTTTCCACTTAGCAGCTCTTCGATGGACTCTTTCTTCGACGAGCTTCTCAGGGACTCTCACGCTTGTACCCACACTCACACTTGCAACCCTCCTGGACCAGAGAACACACATACACACACCTGTCTCCACGTCCACACCAAGATCCTCCCCGCTCAGGCCGAAGACAAAGAAGCCACCGACGACACGTCGGAGTCTTCAGGGAACAAGAGCAAGAAGAGGCCCTTGGGGAACAGGGAAGCGGTTAGAAAGTACAGAGAGAAGAAGAAGGCTAAAGCTGCTTCCTTGGAGGACGAAGTCATGAGGCTTAGGGCTGTGAATAGTCAGCTGATGAAGAGGCTGCAAGGTCAAGCTGCGTTGGAAGCTGAGGTTACGAGGCTCAAGTGTTTGCTTGTGGATATAAGAGGGAGGATCGAAGGAGAGATTGGTGCTTTCCCTTATCAGAAACCCGTGGCTCCCAACGCGCATTTCTCTTATACGATGCAGCCTTGCAATAATATGCCATGCGGTGTTGACAACAACTTGTACTGCTTTCAAGATGGGAATAGTGGAGAAGGTGCCTTGATGAATGGGCAAGGTCTGAATGGTTGTGAGTTTGACCAGCTTCAGTGCTTGGATGGTGATCAGAATTTAGCTGGGTGTAGTAATGGAAACGGAACGTTCGGTGTCAATGCATCCGGGGTTGCTAATAAGAGAAAAC GTGGGACTCCTGCCTCTAAAGCAGTTTGA